In the Deltaproteobacteria bacterium genome, CGAAAAGAAGGCGGGAAGGAAGATCATCGGGTCTTTCTGCGTCTTCGTTCCTGAGGAAATCGTCCGGGCCGCTGACGCTACCCTTGTCGGTCTCTGCAGCGGAGCGGAGTTCGCTACGGAAGAAGTCGAAAAAGTTCTTCCCAGAAATACCTGCGCCCTGATCAAGTCCGCCTTCGGTTTCAAGCTGGGCAGGGTCTGTCCCTTCATCGAATCAGCGGACATGATCGTGGGGGAAAACACCTGTGACGGGAAGAAGAAATCCTACGAGATCCTCCATCAACTGGTCCCGAACCTCTATGTTATGGACCTGCCTCAGACCAAGTCTCAAGAAGGACGCCGGTTGCTGAAGGCGGAATACCTGCATTTCAAAAGGGCGGTGGAGGACCTAACGGGAGTCGGGATCGATGCGCAACGTCTGAAAAAAGGCATCGAAACCGTAAACAGGAAGCGGAAGGCTATCCAGCGGCTCTCGAGTCTCCGGAAGGCCGATCCGGCACCGATCTCCGGCCTCGATGCCCTGCTCGCGAACCAGGTTTCCTTCTATGACGACCCGAAACGGTTCGCCGATTCGGTCGACAAAATCAGTAATGAACTGGAAGGACGAATCGCGAAGGGGGAAGGGGTCTTCCCGAAGGGAACGCCCAGGATCCTTCTATCAGGCTGCCCCATGGCCGTCCCCAATTGGAAATTGCCCTGGATCATCGAGACCTCCGGCGGGGTGATCGTAGGGGAAGAATCCTGTGTGGGTGAACGCGGCATGCGCAACCTGACGGATGCAAGGGGAAGTACGGAAGAAGAACTCATCGAGGCCATCGTGGATCGCTACTTCCAGGTGGACTGCGCCATCTTCACCCCGAACCCGGAGCGCCTGGACCATATCCGGGAGATGTTCCGGGCATACGACGCCGACGGTGTCATCCACTACGGGCTCCAGTTCTGCCAGCCCTATTCCATTGAATCCATGCTGGTGGAAAAGGCCTTAGAAGCCGAAAACATTCCCATCCTGCGCATCGAGACCGATTACGGCATGGAAGATGTGGGTCAGCTCAGGACCCGGGTAGAGGCCTTCCTCGAACTCCTCAAGTAGGGACGGAAAGGGATTCATGCGCTGTGCAGGCATTGATATAGGTTCCCGGACCATCGAACTGGTGGTATTAGAGAGGCATAAGATCATCCTCAAAAGGCAGGTCGATTCCGGACACAACCCCCTTGCCCGGGCCAAGTCACTGCTCGAGGGGGTCGAGCCCGATCTGCTCATGGCCACCGGGTACGGGAGGCATCTCCTACGGGAAGCTCTCGGAGCCAGAACCGTTACGGAGAT is a window encoding:
- a CDS encoding 2-hydroxyacyl-CoA dehydratase; amino-acid sequence: MTEDWRVMWEELGLDLAAHDDLLEVLGKSYREIYLEQENRPQGMGYFDFVMREVHGLRIKELLNEKKAGRKIIGSFCVFVPEEIVRAADATLVGLCSGAEFATEEVEKVLPRNTCALIKSAFGFKLGRVCPFIESADMIVGENTCDGKKKSYEILHQLVPNLYVMDLPQTKSQEGRRLLKAEYLHFKRAVEDLTGVGIDAQRLKKGIETVNRKRKAIQRLSSLRKADPAPISGLDALLANQVSFYDDPKRFADSVDKISNELEGRIAKGEGVFPKGTPRILLSGCPMAVPNWKLPWIIETSGGVIVGEESCVGERGMRNLTDARGSTEEELIEAIVDRYFQVDCAIFTPNPERLDHIREMFRAYDADGVIHYGLQFCQPYSIESMLVEKALEAENIPILRIETDYGMEDVGQLRTRVEAFLELLK